The genomic region AAAACGGCTCTCAAAACTCTTTGTCAAATCATACCTACGTTAAAACTGAAGTTAAACGACATCCTCAGCTTTATCCCAATTACACATTTGAAACCTTTATTCCGGGAAGCAACAGCGACTACGCTTACAACGCTTCCATAGCCGCAGCCAAAAATCCGGGAAAAACTTATAATCCCATATTGCTGTACGGCGGAGTCGGCCTGGGAAAAACGCATCTTATGGAAGCCATAGGAAATTATATATATCGGGAAAAGGGCGATAAATTTAAAATCTGTTACGTTCCTGCAGAGACGTTCACAAACGAATTCACCACCGCAATAGGAAATAAGACGATAGACAAATTCAAATCCAAATACAGAAACCTTGACGTTCTGCTTTTGGACGACATTCATTTTTTGCAGGGAAAAACTCAAACTCAGGAAGAGCTTTTTCACACGTTTAACGCTTTGCACGACAGCAGCTCGCAAATGGTATTCACGTGCGACAGGCCTGTAACAGAACTTAAAGACATGACCGACAGACTGCGTTCAAGGTTTTCCAACGGTCTTGTAGTCGATCTTCAGCCGCCGGATTTTGAAACCCGCTATGCAATACTTTTGAAAAAACTTGAAATTCTTCAAAAAAAGATTCCCGAAGAAGTGGTTTCATACATAGCAAAAAACGTAGTTACAAACGTACGCGATCTTGAATCGGCTTTAACGAAGATGATAGGATATTCGGAGCTTATAAACAAAAATCTTACGATAGAAATTGCGCAAGAACAACTGAGAGACACTTTCAGCTCTCCAATGTCCGGAACGATAACGATAGACACCGTTCAAAAAATAGTGGCCGATCATTTTAACATTTCCATTTCGGACATTAAAAGTAAAAAACGCGACAAAAAATTCGTATTTCCAAGGCAGATATCCTTATACATAGCAAGAGAACTGACCGAATACTCATTTCCCGAACTTGGAAACGAATTCGGAGGAAGGGATCACACGACGGCGATGCATTCGTATGAAAAGATTGAAAATATGCTCAAGACGGATTCTTCTTTAAATTCGCTGGTTCAAATGCTCATGAGGCAGGTAAAAGATTATAAAAAATAAATACAAAATTGTGTATAATGTGATAATATTATGTTGATACCTTATTGATATATATTAAAAATGTTGATAAGTGCATAAACTGTTAATTGAAATAACAAACTTATCCAAGTTTTATTTTATTAAAGCATATACGGTTACGGCACTTTTACACATAATAACAGGCCTTATTACTATTATTATTAAATTTAAAAATATAATAATATATAATGTCTGATGACAAATCTAAATTGTGCGCAAAAAAACGCACTGCTTACATTTGATCGAAAATTTCGATTTTCGACCGAGCGCAAGTTTAAAATTTAATAGGAGAAAAAAATGAAATTTTCTTTTGACAGAGATTCGATGATAAAAGAAATTGCAATTGCTCAAGAAATAATAACGAACAAAAGTCCAATATCCATTCTTTCAAATATTCTGTTAGAAGCAAGTAAGAATACCTTGACGATAAAAGCTTCCGACACGTCGGTAAATTTTATAACGCATATTCCGGTAAACGTTGAAGAAGAAGGATCCACCACTATATATTGCGATAAATTTATGAGCATATTGTCTTCTTTGCCGCAGGGAGAAATAGAATTCGAACAGGAAGACATAAAGGTTACGATACGGCCTGTTTCTAAAAAGATAAAATTTCAGCTTAAAAGCATAGCCGGAGATAAATTTCCTGAAATTGCATCTACCGGAGAAACGTTCTTTGAAGTTTCTGCAAAGGATTTTAAAGAGATGATTTCTCAAACTATCTTTTCGGTTTCAGAAGACGGCAACAGATACTTTATGACGGGTGTCTTTTTTACGAAAAAAGAAGAAAACCTTGTTATGGTGGCGACCGACGGAAGAAGACTTTCCTATATAGAAAAGGACGTAACGAATCCCGTGCCTGATTTTCCTTCTTCAATCGTACCTGTAAAAATTCTTAACTGCGTTTTGAAAAACGCCTCGGATGAAGGTAATATACTTGTTTCCGTTATAGATAAAATGATTTTTATAAAGTTCGGAAATTACGAATTTTCTTCGCTACTTTTGGACGGGCAATTTCCGAATTATCAGCGCGTAATTCCGGAAAAGCAATCGTTTCACTTTAAGGTATACAAAAACGATTTGGAAGAAGCTTTAAAACGAACGGCTCTCATGATTGACAAAAAGATATGCAGACTTTTGTTTAAAATAAGCCCCGGAGTTTTAAAACTCATATCTCCCGAATCGGATATAGGTACGGCCGACGAAGAAATTCCGTGCGAATACGCGGGTAACGAAATAACGTTGGCTTTGAATTACCGCTATATAGGCGATCCTTTAAAAGTGATCAAAACCGACAAAGTTGTATTTGAATTCACCGAAGTTATGAAAGCCATAACTTTAAGATCCGATCCTGCGGCAGATTATTTTCATATAATCATGCCGATGAATTTTGAATAATGCCTTTTTTGAATATTTCGCTTTATAACTTCAGGAATTTGAGCAACAAGACTACCGACCTTTTTTCAAAAGAAGTTTATTTTGTAGGCGAAAACGGACAGGGAAAAAGCAATCTTCTTGAAGCCTTGTATTTTTCTTCTTACGGAAATTCTTTCAGAACGAACAACGAACATGAGATCGTAAAAGAAGGAGAAGAAAATTTCAGCATAAAATCTTTTTTTCGCACAGAAACCGATACCACGCAGACTATAAGCGTGATTTTTGAAAACGGTAAAAAGAAAATAGAAAAAAACGGAAAAAAAATACAGGACAGAAAAGAACTTATAAACACAATTCCGTGCGTACTGTTTTGTCACGACGACCTTGCTTTTGCGACGGGAGAACCTGAGCGAAGAAGATTTTTTATAGACC from Treponema parvum harbors:
- the dnaA gene encoding chromosomal replication initiator protein DnaA; the protein is MGEHNYKDVWTYALNQIHEEYKKAGKETDFKLWYNMKYEEDTISTITVSVASEFLWQSMVSKGNVQRITDKIKDLTGQKNISLKHFVNNESVFSESRKDSPVEAQADKKQNGSQNSLSNHTYVKTEVKRHPQLYPNYTFETFIPGSNSDYAYNASIAAAKNPGKTYNPILLYGGVGLGKTHLMEAIGNYIYREKGDKFKICYVPAETFTNEFTTAIGNKTIDKFKSKYRNLDVLLLDDIHFLQGKTQTQEELFHTFNALHDSSSQMVFTCDRPVTELKDMTDRLRSRFSNGLVVDLQPPDFETRYAILLKKLEILQKKIPEEVVSYIAKNVVTNVRDLESALTKMIGYSELINKNLTIEIAQEQLRDTFSSPMSGTITIDTVQKIVADHFNISISDIKSKKRDKKFVFPRQISLYIARELTEYSFPELGNEFGGRDHTTAMHSYEKIENMLKTDSSLNSLVQMLMRQVKDYKK
- the dnaN gene encoding DNA polymerase III subunit beta, whose product is MKFSFDRDSMIKEIAIAQEIITNKSPISILSNILLEASKNTLTIKASDTSVNFITHIPVNVEEEGSTTIYCDKFMSILSSLPQGEIEFEQEDIKVTIRPVSKKIKFQLKSIAGDKFPEIASTGETFFEVSAKDFKEMISQTIFSVSEDGNRYFMTGVFFTKKEENLVMVATDGRRLSYIEKDVTNPVPDFPSSIVPVKILNCVLKNASDEGNILVSVIDKMIFIKFGNYEFSSLLLDGQFPNYQRVIPEKQSFHFKVYKNDLEEALKRTALMIDKKICRLLFKISPGVLKLISPESDIGTADEEIPCEYAGNEITLALNYRYIGDPLKVIKTDKVVFEFTEVMKAITLRSDPAADYFHIIMPMNFE